A single Candidatus Sulfotelmatobacter sp. DNA region contains:
- a CDS encoding response regulator transcription factor, with protein MSAMAANPLRKRVLLVDDNIAVRTLVHQLFESEPSFEVVGEAENGREAIEKADNLKPDLVILDLTMPVMNGFDAAAELMRRLPAMKIILFTVEEGPEVERLARQAGVQAVISKDRAAQLIPQSYCLLGLAQGDSGPLENAS; from the coding sequence ATGTCGGCGATGGCAGCCAACCCTTTGCGGAAGCGCGTTTTGCTCGTGGACGACAATATTGCCGTTCGCACCCTGGTGCACCAGTTGTTTGAATCGGAACCGAGTTTCGAAGTCGTAGGGGAAGCAGAGAACGGGCGCGAGGCGATCGAAAAGGCAGACAACCTGAAGCCTGATCTCGTCATCCTCGACCTGACGATGCCTGTGATGAATGGTTTCGACGCGGCCGCGGAGTTAATGAGGCGGCTTCCCGCTATGAAGATCATTTTGTTTACCGTCGAGGAAGGGCCGGAAGTAGAACGGTTGGCCCGTCAGGCGGGCGTGCAGGCAGTAATCTCGAAGGATCGGGCGGCTCAGCTGATTCCGCAATCATACTGCTTGTTAGGACTGGCACAAGGCGATTCTGGGCCACTAGAGAATGCGAGCTAG
- a CDS encoding carboxypeptidase regulatory-like domain-containing protein gives MKSQSLFFSSVLVSFIAIMFFVFFLFPTLGRTQSLTSGDVGGTVTDPSGAAVPNATVTLKNNDTGTTQTANSSSTGAYRFALLNPGSYSVSATAPGFQGSQQVVSVAVGQASSVNIKLQVATSSTTVEVTAQGSNLQVDNGNVSTTISPEIVANIPNPGNDLTYYVQTAPGATMNTQAGYGNSATFGISATSNLFTVDGMNENDPFLNLSNSGATNLLLGANDVQTATVVNNGYAGEYGSLAGANVNFVTKSGGNKFHGNAEYFWNGRVLNANDWFLNNSGTPRSFDNANQWAASLGGPIIKNKTFFFVDTEGLRLLIPTSQPVYIPSPQFQAATLAKIPSSETSFYNQIFSIYNSAPGASRAANTLPAGGCDGSVTLAGSAPCALQFQSNATNLTTEWLMTARVDQNFGSRDRAFIHFRTDHGLQASVTDPLTPVLNAQSVQPQYEGQLQETHQVGVNAINQFILAGSWYGAVFGPPSLGKATSLMPYDLFFSGNQFSSPGSPLGTTLYSSWPQGRNVTQYQVSDDYSWQRGSHSLKFGANYRRNDITDYTPGGFLGTIPLAVFNSQSSFNAGSADVFEQGFASRPTEPLALYSLGLYAQDEWAILPHLKVTLSLRAEHNSDPVCQTNCFARLTNSFLDVSHDPSQPYNQAIQTGLNQALPNYQSISWEPRVGFAWQPLGRGTTVIRGGAGIFSDIFPGTIASSFDTNPPLKNTFVTTGLLAPGVTGNAQSLAQSSNAAFVSGFNSGQTLAQISAALPFFSPPTLTSSAHRIQYPTYQEWNLEVQQAIGSKMSLSINYVGNHGSDLAATNAGFNAYCGAACLSAVSTAEGLLTPIASFTGLPAAAPDSRFSTVTEVGNYGVSNYNGLTASFTRHVSSAFQVQASFTWSHALDDISNGGFLPFNFDTNTSILTPQNPYNFRQYNYGNADYDVRKQANLSYVYHTPKLSNRALDLLADWTVSGTLFVRSGLPFTAIDGTAGGVLSGFNYANTIFADSSVGPLSCSSSNVFNTFVTTTPCMTPSEFTSPIGPGGIGSYGNQRRNQIYGPDYFDTDLTLMKNFRIPHWEGAEFQIGAQAFNILNHPNFDQPIGNISDSQFGYSVRAVATPTSIFGSFLGADASPRSLQIRAQLRF, from the coding sequence ATGAAGTCGCAGTCCCTTTTCTTCTCTAGTGTCCTTGTGTCTTTTATTGCCATCATGTTCTTCGTTTTTTTCCTCTTTCCCACCCTGGGGCGGACGCAGTCACTCACCTCGGGCGACGTCGGAGGCACCGTCACCGACCCCAGCGGCGCCGCGGTTCCCAACGCAACCGTAACTCTAAAAAACAACGATACCGGTACCACTCAGACCGCCAACTCGAGCAGCACGGGAGCCTATCGTTTTGCCCTGCTGAATCCGGGCAGCTATAGCGTGTCCGCCACCGCTCCGGGTTTCCAAGGCTCGCAGCAAGTTGTTTCCGTCGCGGTCGGGCAAGCCAGCAGCGTCAACATCAAGCTCCAGGTCGCAACCTCGAGCACAACGGTCGAAGTCACCGCTCAGGGCTCGAATCTCCAGGTAGACAATGGCAATGTCTCGACCACGATCAGCCCCGAGATTGTCGCCAACATCCCGAACCCCGGCAATGATCTGACGTACTACGTGCAGACCGCCCCCGGCGCAACGATGAACACCCAAGCCGGTTACGGCAACAGCGCCACCTTCGGCATCTCCGCGACCTCGAATCTTTTTACCGTCGACGGCATGAATGAAAACGATCCATTCCTCAATCTCAGCAATTCCGGAGCGACCAATCTTCTGCTCGGCGCCAACGACGTCCAGACTGCCACCGTGGTGAACAACGGCTACGCCGGAGAATACGGCAGCCTTGCGGGAGCTAACGTAAACTTCGTGACCAAATCCGGCGGCAACAAGTTTCACGGCAATGCCGAATATTTCTGGAATGGCCGCGTGCTCAACGCCAACGACTGGTTCCTGAACAATAGCGGCACGCCTCGATCCTTCGACAACGCCAATCAATGGGCGGCTTCGCTGGGAGGGCCGATCATTAAGAACAAGACCTTTTTCTTTGTCGATACCGAAGGTTTACGCCTCCTGATTCCGACTTCTCAACCGGTCTACATTCCGAGTCCTCAGTTTCAGGCGGCGACTCTCGCCAAAATTCCGTCCTCGGAGACTTCGTTCTACAATCAGATTTTTTCCATCTATAACAGCGCTCCCGGAGCTTCGCGCGCGGCGAACACTCTTCCCGCAGGGGGTTGCGATGGATCTGTCACTCTCGCCGGAAGCGCACCCTGCGCGCTCCAGTTTCAGTCCAATGCCACGAACCTGACGACCGAATGGTTGATGACCGCTCGCGTGGACCAGAACTTCGGCAGCAGGGATCGCGCGTTTATTCACTTCCGTACCGACCACGGACTTCAGGCGTCGGTCACCGATCCTCTTACTCCCGTGCTCAACGCGCAGAGTGTTCAGCCGCAATACGAGGGTCAACTTCAGGAGACTCATCAGGTGGGAGTAAACGCCATCAACCAATTCATCCTGGCCGGCTCCTGGTATGGCGCAGTGTTTGGTCCTCCCAGTCTGGGTAAAGCTACGTCTCTGATGCCTTACGACCTGTTCTTTTCCGGCAATCAATTCAGTTCGCCCGGCAGTCCTCTCGGAACCACCTTGTATTCATCGTGGCCGCAGGGGCGCAATGTCACGCAGTATCAGGTCTCCGATGACTATTCCTGGCAGAGGGGCAGTCACTCTCTGAAGTTCGGCGCGAACTATCGCCGCAACGACATCACCGACTACACCCCGGGTGGATTCCTCGGAACCATCCCTCTCGCCGTTTTCAATTCTCAGAGCAGTTTCAACGCCGGCAGCGCGGATGTATTTGAGCAGGGCTTCGCCAGCCGCCCCACAGAACCTCTCGCGCTCTATAGTCTTGGCCTCTATGCGCAAGACGAATGGGCCATCCTGCCGCACTTGAAAGTCACGCTCTCATTGCGTGCCGAACATAACTCCGATCCCGTCTGCCAAACCAATTGCTTTGCTCGTCTCACGAATTCATTCCTCGATGTATCCCACGACCCATCTCAGCCGTACAATCAAGCGATCCAAACTGGCCTGAACCAGGCGCTCCCGAATTACCAGAGCATCAGTTGGGAACCCCGAGTCGGATTCGCGTGGCAGCCCCTGGGTCGAGGCACTACCGTCATCCGCGGCGGAGCTGGAATATTCTCCGACATCTTCCCTGGAACCATCGCCAGCTCCTTCGACACCAATCCGCCGTTGAAAAATACCTTCGTCACGACAGGCCTGCTCGCCCCAGGCGTCACTGGCAACGCTCAGTCGCTAGCGCAATCGTCCAACGCCGCCTTCGTTTCCGGTTTTAACTCTGGGCAGACTCTCGCGCAGATTTCCGCGGCTCTGCCGTTCTTTAGCCCACCCACCCTCACCAGCTCGGCGCACCGCATTCAATATCCCACCTATCAGGAATGGAACCTGGAAGTGCAGCAGGCAATCGGATCCAAAATGTCGCTCAGCATCAATTACGTCGGCAATCATGGCTCCGATCTAGCAGCCACCAATGCCGGCTTCAATGCATACTGCGGAGCCGCGTGCCTCTCGGCAGTGAGTACCGCCGAGGGTCTTTTGACTCCCATTGCTTCATTCACCGGCTTGCCTGCGGCCGCTCCCGATTCGCGCTTCAGCACCGTCACCGAAGTCGGCAATTACGGCGTCTCCAACTACAACGGCTTAACCGCTTCATTCACGCGCCATGTTTCCAGCGCCTTCCAGGTGCAGGCTTCGTTCACCTGGAGTCACGCCCTCGACGACATCTCCAACGGCGGCTTCCTGCCCTTTAACTTCGACACCAACACCAGCATCTTAACGCCGCAGAATCCCTATAACTTCCGCCAATACAATTACGGCAACGCCGATTACGACGTCCGCAAGCAGGCCAATCTCAGCTACGTCTATCACACTCCGAAACTCAGTAATCGGGCTTTGGATCTGCTGGCCGACTGGACTGTTTCCGGCACGCTCTTCGTGCGCTCGGGGCTCCCCTTCACCGCCATTGATGGCACCGCCGGTGGGGTCTTGTCCGGTTTCAATTACGCGAACACGATCTTCGCCGATTCCTCGGTGGGACCGCTCTCTTGCAGCTCCTCGAATGTCTTCAATACCTTCGTGACCACGACACCGTGCATGACCCCTTCGGAATTTACTTCACCGATCGGCCCCGGTGGCATCGGCTCCTACGGCAACCAGCGCCGCAACCAGATCTATGGACCTGATTACTTCGACACGGACCTGACACTGATGAAGAACTTCCGCATTCCGCACTGGGAGGGCGCTGAATTCCAAATCGGCGCACAGGCCTTCAACATCCTCAACCATCCCAACTTCGATCAGCCGATCGGGAACATCTCGGACTCCCAGTTCGGCTACAGCGTGCGCGCGGTGGCAACTCCCACCAGCATCTTCGGCTCATTCCTGGGCGCCGACGCCTCGCCGCGCTCTCTCCAGATTCGCGCTCAACTCCGGTTCTAG
- a CDS encoding 3-hydroxybutyryl-CoA dehydrogenase has translation MEIKKVGVLGCGLMGSGIAQVCATAGFDVTVLEVEQKYLDKGFAGIEKSLAKFAERPVEKGGITAAQKDAIRARLRGTTSKSDLADCDIVIEAIIENVEEKKKMYASLDGMVKKDAIFASNTSSISVTELLTSVKRPEKFIGLHFFNPVPLMKLVEVVRTIATADDVYETAYEFAKKLGKVPVRTSDKTGFIVNRLLVPYLLDAIRAYEEGVGSIEDIDNAMKLGCGYPMGPFTLLDFVGLDTTYYITHVMYDEFKERRFASPPLLKRMVMAGWYGRKSGRGFYDYANPEKPRANKL, from the coding sequence ATGGAAATTAAGAAGGTTGGCGTTCTCGGTTGTGGGCTGATGGGTTCTGGCATTGCGCAGGTTTGCGCCACGGCTGGATTCGACGTCACGGTGCTTGAAGTCGAGCAAAAGTATCTCGACAAGGGGTTTGCCGGAATTGAGAAATCTTTGGCGAAATTTGCCGAGCGGCCGGTCGAGAAGGGCGGGATCACGGCGGCGCAGAAGGATGCGATCCGCGCGCGGCTGCGCGGGACGACTTCGAAATCCGACCTGGCCGATTGCGACATTGTGATTGAGGCCATCATCGAGAATGTGGAAGAGAAGAAGAAGATGTATGCGTCGCTCGATGGCATGGTGAAGAAAGACGCGATCTTTGCTTCAAATACTTCTTCGATTTCGGTGACGGAGCTTTTAACTTCGGTCAAGAGACCAGAAAAATTTATCGGGCTGCACTTTTTCAATCCCGTGCCGCTGATGAAGCTGGTCGAAGTAGTGCGGACGATCGCGACCGCCGACGACGTTTACGAGACGGCTTATGAGTTCGCCAAGAAGCTGGGCAAGGTTCCGGTGCGCACGTCGGACAAAACGGGATTCATCGTAAACCGGCTCCTGGTGCCGTATTTGCTGGATGCGATTCGCGCGTATGAAGAGGGCGTGGGGTCGATTGAAGATATCGATAACGCGATGAAGCTGGGGTGCGGCTATCCGATGGGGCCGTTCACGCTGCTGGATTTCGTCGGGCTCGACACGACTTATTACATTACGCACGTGATGTATGACGAGTTCAAGGAGCGGCGGTTCGCGTCGCCTCCGCTGCTGAAGCGGATGGTGATGGCGGGCTGGTACGGCCGGAAGTCGGGGCGTGGGTTCTATGATTACGCAAACCCGGAGAAGCCGCGGGCGAATAAGCTGTAG
- a CDS encoding enoyl-CoA hydratase-related protein yields the protein MNFENILLEKNNAIAYVTVNRPKVLNALNMATMEELRAAFHDIKNDTGIRVVIFTGSGEKAFIAGADIGELAKHDAVSGKEYTHRGQSVLNLIENLGKPVICCINGFALGGGCEIAMACTMRLASENAKLGQPEVKLGIIPGYGGSQRLPRLVGKGMAMQMVLAGEMITAQEAHRIGLVNEVTAPVELIPRAEAIAAKIIANAPLAVQYAMEAVNKGMEMTLAEGLYLEAVLFGMSCATEDKKEGTTAFLEKRAAVFKGK from the coding sequence ATGAACTTCGAAAACATACTTCTCGAAAAGAACAACGCGATTGCTTACGTCACCGTCAACCGGCCGAAGGTGCTCAATGCGCTCAACATGGCGACCATGGAGGAGCTGCGGGCGGCGTTTCATGACATCAAGAATGACACGGGCATTCGCGTTGTGATTTTTACTGGGTCCGGCGAGAAAGCGTTTATCGCTGGCGCGGACATCGGAGAACTAGCCAAGCACGACGCGGTTTCGGGGAAGGAATATACGCATCGCGGGCAGAGCGTTCTGAATTTGATCGAAAATCTGGGCAAGCCGGTGATTTGCTGCATCAACGGATTCGCGCTCGGCGGTGGATGCGAGATTGCCATGGCTTGCACCATGCGGCTGGCCAGCGAGAATGCGAAGCTGGGGCAGCCGGAGGTGAAGCTGGGGATTATCCCGGGCTATGGCGGTTCGCAGCGGCTGCCGCGGCTGGTGGGCAAGGGGATGGCCATGCAGATGGTGCTGGCGGGGGAGATGATCACGGCGCAGGAGGCGCATCGCATCGGGCTGGTGAATGAAGTCACGGCGCCGGTCGAGTTGATTCCTCGGGCGGAAGCGATTGCGGCGAAGATCATTGCGAATGCTCCGCTGGCCGTGCAGTATGCGATGGAGGCCGTCAACAAAGGCATGGAGATGACTCTGGCGGAGGGGCTTTATCTGGAGGCGGTGTTGTTCGGAATGTCGTGCGCGACGGAAGATAAGAAGGAAGGGACGACGGCATTTCTGGAGAAGCGCGCGGCGGTGTTCAAGGGCAAGTAA
- a CDS encoding acetyl-CoA C-acetyltransferase, with translation MLKPGDIAIVSGARTPFGRYCGKLKDFSAQELAAVAAKGAIERAGIDAKEFDHAVFGNAQQTSGDALYGARHVGLRAGLPIETPALTVNRLCGSGMQSIVNAAQMIQLEEAKIVLAGGMEAMSQAPFVIRGRDGFTLAPGGKLEDSLMVALLDTYCGSYMANTAELYGSQQGITREMQDEFALRSQKCADDAYKAGRIQEELVPVPLRNAKGEPTGESLTEDDHRRPQTTMEGLAKLKPAFGKNGTVTAGNASGIVDGGAAVVMMSLEQALKRGLKALGRIVGWGIAGVEPKLMGRGPVPATKIALQKAGLSLDYIDLIEVNEAFAAQYLGVEKELGLDREKVNVNGGAIALGHPLGATGTRLVITLLYELRRRKKKYGLATACIGGGQGIAMIVESMN, from the coding sequence ATGTTGAAGCCAGGTGACATCGCCATCGTCAGTGGGGCGCGCACGCCCTTTGGCCGCTATTGCGGCAAGTTGAAGGACTTCTCCGCCCAGGAGTTGGCCGCGGTGGCGGCGAAGGGCGCGATTGAGCGGGCGGGGATCGATGCCAAGGAATTCGATCACGCCGTATTCGGCAACGCGCAGCAGACTTCGGGCGACGCCCTGTATGGCGCGCGGCACGTGGGATTGCGAGCGGGGCTGCCGATTGAGACTCCGGCGCTGACCGTGAACCGGCTGTGCGGGTCGGGCATGCAGTCGATTGTGAATGCGGCGCAAATGATTCAACTGGAAGAAGCGAAGATTGTTCTGGCCGGCGGCATGGAGGCCATGTCGCAAGCTCCGTTTGTGATTCGCGGGCGCGATGGCTTTACGCTGGCACCGGGCGGCAAGCTGGAAGATTCGCTGATGGTCGCGCTGCTCGATACTTACTGCGGCTCGTATATGGCGAATACCGCAGAGCTATATGGATCGCAGCAGGGAATCACGCGCGAGATGCAGGATGAATTTGCGCTGCGCTCGCAGAAGTGCGCCGACGATGCATACAAGGCCGGACGCATTCAGGAAGAACTGGTTCCGGTGCCGCTGCGGAATGCGAAGGGCGAACCGACGGGGGAATCGCTGACGGAAGATGATCACCGGCGTCCGCAGACGACGATGGAAGGACTCGCGAAGTTGAAGCCGGCGTTTGGAAAAAACGGAACAGTCACGGCCGGCAACGCCAGCGGCATTGTCGATGGCGGCGCGGCGGTGGTGATGATGTCGTTGGAGCAGGCGCTGAAGCGCGGATTGAAGGCGCTTGGAAGAATTGTTGGGTGGGGTATAGCGGGAGTCGAGCCGAAGTTGATGGGACGCGGCCCGGTGCCGGCGACGAAGATTGCGCTGCAGAAGGCCGGGCTGTCGCTGGACTACATCGACTTGATTGAAGTGAACGAAGCATTCGCGGCCCAGTATCTGGGCGTGGAAAAAGAGTTAGGACTCGATCGCGAGAAAGTAAATGTGAACGGCGGGGCGATTGCGCTGGGGCATCCGCTGGGCGCGACCGGAACGCGGCTGGTGATCACGCTGCTCTATGAGTTGCGGCGGCGCAAGAAAAAGTATGGGCTGGCGACAGCGTGCATCGGCGGCGGGCAGGGGATCGCAATGATCGTCGAGAGCATGAACTGA
- a CDS encoding diguanylate cyclase gives MPEITKRLDRAEIGKRVERAEKLLQKGKTADALEEYLLVLRDDSDNDVVRQLSADLCLSLGRNAEAVALLGDLFERQVGMGDATRASLTYKKLARHGSPTWQQKFRFGQLLEGSNKKLAVGTYEAALLDLSKLGKKKEASEILDRIVTLEPTRANWQRMAELASELGNSKAAAAAFQRIAQLATAEGSDAAPWYERAYQEDASDQSIALAYGKSLLAQGQVGAAIFILEPQVNSGQVTPSLRETYADALVAAGRYAEAEPLVWQLFEQNPSRVQQVIALIGNLLDGGNEEDAVALARKLEQFQRRRGERRQFIAIMEDITATRRACPQMLEFLSELYNASNRENDYCQTLLKLFDLYCSTGEYAKAAECLDRAAEVDPYESGHLKRLEMLKGKVEDARFRAIASRFSSASKAAEEPAQEDLRTLGASTLQDLMLQAEILVQYGMRNKAVERLQRIQELFPREEERNEDLQRLYLSAGVTPRYAGTAPLPPAAAPVSVAAPAAAPVASAPDPATDVRAFTRVAEISRKLYHQGTAPAVLSTAVREIASHWDAARCIAAMGKGGAATAMEEFCAEGLKKASNSAISELISCLHKAVDGHEPLAIEDAPKALPLQAARKALVELGAASVLAIPLSDGEEVVGMLVLVHNRPRAWAQADMVVLKTLAEQMVIALNNAGLRRLVKNLSVTDEKSGLLKRASYLDLLLAESKRAIQNASALSVLLLQFGKSSAMIKEHGEAEVQAVMEKAGQLFAANIRSNDLAFRYDTTTIAILLGETAEKEGMLAIEKLRKIVSEVRFPAKEDGGERQAAQFSAGLAEAVIRSEYDPIDVVTEVINRAEHALAQAMAHGSGKVVALGAAVLAAGAVA, from the coding sequence ATGCCTGAGATTACAAAACGACTGGATCGTGCCGAGATAGGGAAGCGCGTGGAACGCGCGGAGAAGCTCTTGCAAAAGGGCAAGACGGCGGACGCGCTGGAAGAATATCTGCTGGTTCTGCGGGACGATAGCGACAACGATGTGGTTCGGCAACTCTCGGCGGACTTGTGCCTTTCGTTGGGTCGCAATGCGGAAGCGGTTGCTTTGCTGGGTGATCTGTTTGAGCGGCAGGTGGGGATGGGGGATGCGACCCGGGCCAGCCTTACCTATAAGAAGCTGGCGCGCCATGGGAGTCCGACCTGGCAGCAAAAGTTCCGCTTTGGCCAACTGCTGGAGGGGTCAAACAAGAAGCTTGCGGTGGGAACCTATGAAGCCGCGCTTTTGGATCTGTCCAAGCTGGGGAAAAAAAAGGAAGCTTCCGAAATATTAGATCGCATCGTGACGCTGGAACCAACGCGGGCTAATTGGCAGCGCATGGCGGAACTTGCGTCGGAGTTGGGAAATAGCAAGGCAGCGGCGGCAGCTTTCCAGAGGATCGCGCAATTGGCCACGGCCGAGGGCAGCGACGCTGCGCCCTGGTACGAGCGCGCTTATCAGGAAGATGCTTCCGATCAAAGCATTGCGCTGGCGTATGGGAAGAGCTTGCTGGCGCAGGGCCAGGTGGGCGCGGCGATTTTTATACTCGAGCCACAAGTCAATTCCGGGCAGGTAACGCCGTCGTTGCGCGAGACCTATGCTGATGCGCTGGTAGCCGCGGGGCGCTACGCGGAAGCGGAACCGCTGGTGTGGCAGTTGTTTGAGCAGAATCCTTCGCGAGTGCAGCAGGTAATCGCGCTGATCGGCAATTTGCTGGATGGCGGAAATGAGGAGGACGCGGTCGCACTGGCGCGCAAGCTGGAACAATTTCAGCGGCGTCGCGGCGAGCGCCGGCAGTTTATCGCCATCATGGAAGACATTACGGCGACGCGCCGGGCTTGCCCGCAGATGCTCGAATTTCTGAGCGAGCTCTATAACGCGTCGAACCGCGAAAATGATTATTGCCAGACGCTGCTGAAGCTGTTCGATCTTTATTGCAGCACCGGGGAATACGCTAAGGCCGCAGAGTGCCTGGATCGCGCGGCCGAGGTCGATCCCTATGAATCCGGGCACCTGAAGCGACTGGAGATGTTGAAGGGTAAGGTGGAAGATGCGCGCTTCCGCGCGATCGCATCGAGGTTCAGCTCGGCCAGCAAAGCCGCGGAAGAACCGGCGCAGGAGGACTTGCGGACTTTGGGGGCATCGACGCTCCAGGATCTGATGTTGCAGGCGGAAATTCTGGTGCAGTACGGGATGCGCAACAAAGCAGTCGAACGGCTACAGAGAATACAAGAACTGTTCCCGCGCGAAGAAGAGCGGAATGAAGATTTGCAGCGATTGTATTTATCGGCAGGAGTGACGCCACGGTATGCGGGGACGGCGCCTTTACCCCCGGCTGCCGCCCCGGTTTCGGTTGCAGCGCCAGCTGCCGCTCCGGTTGCGTCCGCGCCCGATCCGGCGACCGATGTCCGCGCATTCACACGCGTGGCGGAGATTTCGCGCAAGCTCTATCACCAGGGCACGGCGCCTGCTGTGCTGAGCACCGCGGTCAGAGAGATTGCATCGCACTGGGACGCGGCACGCTGCATCGCGGCCATGGGCAAGGGCGGAGCGGCGACCGCGATGGAAGAATTTTGCGCCGAGGGATTGAAGAAGGCGAGCAATTCGGCGATTAGCGAACTGATTTCATGCCTGCACAAGGCGGTCGATGGGCACGAACCGCTGGCGATCGAAGACGCCCCCAAGGCTCTTCCATTACAGGCTGCACGCAAGGCGTTGGTGGAACTGGGCGCCGCTTCCGTGCTGGCTATCCCGCTCAGCGATGGCGAAGAAGTGGTCGGCATGCTGGTTCTGGTGCACAACCGGCCGCGAGCCTGGGCGCAGGCAGATATGGTTGTGCTGAAAACACTGGCCGAGCAGATGGTGATTGCGCTCAACAACGCTGGGCTGCGGCGGCTGGTGAAGAATCTTTCGGTGACGGACGAAAAGTCAGGATTGTTGAAACGTGCGTCGTATCTCGATCTGCTCCTGGCAGAGAGCAAGCGCGCGATTCAAAATGCGTCGGCGCTTTCGGTGCTGCTGCTGCAGTTCGGCAAGAGTTCGGCGATGATCAAGGAACATGGCGAGGCGGAAGTGCAGGCCGTCATGGAAAAAGCTGGGCAGTTATTCGCCGCCAACATCCGCTCAAACGATCTGGCGTTTCGTTATGACACGACGACCATCGCAATCCTGCTGGGCGAGACGGCGGAAAAAGAGGGCATGCTGGCGATAGAAAAGCTCCGCAAGATTGTCTCCGAAGTACGGTTCCCGGCGAAGGAAGACGGTGGCGAGCGGCAGGCGGCGCAGTTTTCCGCTGGGCTGGCGGAGGCCGTGATCCGAAGTGAATATGATCCCATCGATGTGGTCACCGAAGTGATCAACCGCGCTGAGCATGCGCTGGCGCAGGCCATGGCGCATGGATCGGGGAAGGTTGTGGCGCTGGGCGCGGCAGTGCTCGCCGCGGGTGCGGTAGCGTAA
- the nusB gene encoding transcription antitermination factor NusB, which produces MGTRRKSRELALQMLFQSDMGKQDADQVRGTFWREHGTASAEVRGFADDLFRVAVERSAEIDGLIEKHAEHWRMERMAAVDRNLLRTAVAELLAYPETPRAVVINEALEIARKFSSPESVHFVNGVLDSVGKELEPKGSLQ; this is translated from the coding sequence ATGGGTACTCGACGAAAATCCCGAGAACTGGCGCTGCAGATGTTGTTTCAATCAGACATGGGCAAACAGGATGCCGATCAGGTACGCGGAACGTTTTGGCGTGAGCATGGCACGGCGAGTGCGGAAGTCCGGGGTTTTGCGGACGATCTGTTTCGCGTGGCCGTCGAACGCAGTGCTGAAATCGACGGGCTGATTGAGAAGCATGCCGAGCACTGGCGAATGGAGCGCATGGCGGCCGTCGATCGAAATCTCCTACGCACGGCCGTCGCCGAGTTGCTGGCTTATCCTGAGACTCCGCGAGCGGTGGTGATTAACGAAGCTCTGGAAATTGCGCGGAAATTTTCGAGTCCCGAGTCGGTGCATTTCGTGAATGGCGTCCTCGACAGCGTCGGGAAAGAATTGGAGCCGAAGGGGAGTTTGCAATAG
- the ribH gene encoding 6,7-dimethyl-8-ribityllumazine synthase, whose translation MKVENPAEDKFAVLEGKLDASGRTFGIVVARFNSFITERLLASACDGLIRCGAAREDIDIARVPGAFEIPSAARTLASTKKYDAIICIGCLLRGDTAHYDVIVNEVTRGIGQSAQETGVPHAFGVLTCENLEQAIDRAGLKMGNKGFEAALAAVEMASLGQALSSQLSAVSKKQIPPPRSASRRSEKSKNGSKSKSAKKKRG comes from the coding sequence TTGAAAGTCGAAAATCCAGCCGAGGATAAGTTCGCTGTGCTGGAAGGGAAGCTCGATGCTTCCGGACGGACGTTCGGGATCGTGGTGGCGCGCTTTAATTCATTTATTACCGAGCGGCTGCTGGCGAGCGCTTGCGATGGCCTGATTCGCTGCGGGGCGGCGCGAGAGGATATCGATATTGCGCGGGTGCCGGGGGCGTTTGAGATTCCTTCCGCGGCACGGACTTTGGCTTCGACTAAGAAGTACGACGCAATCATTTGTATCGGCTGTCTGCTGCGCGGGGACACCGCGCATTACGACGTGATCGTCAACGAAGTGACGCGCGGGATTGGACAGTCGGCACAGGAGACCGGGGTGCCGCATGCGTTTGGCGTGCTGACTTGCGAGAACCTCGAGCAGGCCATTGATCGGGCTGGGCTGAAAATGGGAAACAAGGGGTTTGAGGCGGCGCTGGCGGCGGTGGAAATGGCGTCGTTGGGGCAAGCTCTCAGCTCTCAGCTTTCAGCTGTCAGCAAGAAGCAGATTCCTCCGCCTCGCTCCGCGAGTCGTCGGAGTGAAAAATCCAAGAATGGGAGCAAGAGTAAGAGCGCGAAGAAGAAGCGCGGATAA